Proteins encoded in a region of the Stieleria neptunia genome:
- a CDS encoding di-heme oxidoredictase family protein, translating to MIPADGLGYPADGLGYPADGLGPMHNAVSCAACHPGGGASGVNHNVTWITLDPRSPFFDQPTDRRGRGASRNSVMDFFPALVSGHTLSFNALVHDRSTRPGYEGIRQRLSVGVPNGLPPEWFSPEDRTVDAIARQPVVAGRYGAFDYFLSQRNSPPLHGMGEIERISINRLNAISLSQIRSSGGTISGRVAGKYGWRGQVNTLSDFVAGACATELGLNVAGIARQAADPADPHYQSLASDISTLQVADLTSYVAGLPAPSKRLLSLEERKRARRGEQLFHSVGCAACHVADLPPARGIFSDLLLHDMGPELQDPFPAPAHQRISTDSAAPASPYQNRYRRGERSSSRGGPPHRRRSAPRVASPFVPDATPQATAMGYPQQPRFPHDPVNQVGLEGQHQFSSDALQREWKTPPLWGVADSAPYLHDGRAETLTDAVRWHGGEADESKRNFFRLKEDQQELLLAFLASLRTSLN from the coding sequence GTGATCCCGGCCGATGGGCTGGGCTATCCGGCCGATGGGCTGGGCTATCCGGCCGATGGGCTGGGGCCGATGCACAATGCCGTCTCTTGCGCAGCCTGTCATCCTGGCGGTGGGGCATCGGGTGTGAATCACAACGTGACCTGGATCACCCTTGACCCTCGCTCGCCGTTTTTTGACCAGCCGACTGATCGTCGTGGTCGAGGAGCTTCGCGAAATTCAGTGATGGATTTCTTTCCCGCCCTGGTGTCCGGTCACACGTTGTCGTTCAACGCGCTTGTTCATGACCGTTCCACGCGGCCCGGCTATGAAGGCATCCGTCAACGTTTGTCCGTTGGCGTGCCCAACGGTTTACCGCCAGAGTGGTTCAGTCCTGAAGATCGGACCGTTGATGCAATCGCCAGACAGCCGGTGGTGGCCGGACGATATGGAGCGTTCGATTACTTCCTCAGTCAGCGCAACTCACCGCCGCTGCATGGCATGGGAGAGATCGAGAGGATCTCCATCAATCGGTTGAACGCCATTTCGCTCTCCCAGATCCGATCGTCCGGTGGGACCATCTCCGGCCGCGTGGCCGGGAAGTATGGTTGGCGGGGCCAAGTCAACACGTTGTCCGATTTTGTTGCGGGAGCCTGCGCAACAGAGTTGGGGCTGAACGTGGCCGGCATCGCTCGACAAGCCGCTGATCCAGCCGATCCCCATTACCAGAGCTTGGCATCCGATATTTCAACGCTGCAAGTCGCGGATCTGACGAGCTACGTCGCCGGCTTACCAGCCCCCTCCAAACGATTGCTGTCTCTGGAAGAACGCAAACGCGCTCGCCGCGGTGAACAACTTTTTCACTCCGTCGGATGTGCAGCGTGTCACGTCGCGGATCTGCCGCCCGCGCGAGGCATTTTCAGCGATTTGTTGTTGCACGACATGGGCCCCGAGCTGCAAGATCCATTCCCGGCTCCTGCGCACCAGCGAATCAGCACTGATTCGGCCGCACCTGCCAGTCCCTACCAGAATCGATACCGCCGGGGTGAGAGATCATCGTCCCGCGGCGGGCCGCCCCATCGCAGGCGTTCCGCCCCGAGAGTTGCCAGCCCCTTTGTTCCGGACGCGACGCCTCAAGCGACTGCGATGGGTTATCCGCAGCAACCGCGATTTCCTCACGACCCTGTCAACCAAGTTGGACTGGAGGGTCAACATCAATTCTCATCGGATGCTCTGCAGCGGGAATGGAAGACACCGCCGCTATGGGGCGTCGCGGATTCGGCACCCTATCTCCACGATGGACGCGCCGAAACCCTGACCGATGCGGTCCGATGGCACGGCGGCGAAGCGGATGAATCCAAACGCAATTTCTTCAGGCTGAAAGAAGATCAACAGGAACTGCTGCTTGCGTTCTTAGCAAGCTTGAGGACATCGTTGAATTGA
- a CDS encoding glycosyltransferase family 8 protein has product MDCPRTPSESLRFVYTINRDFIPFALVSILSVIRSQTRPSVFHIVHDGDVSDIDQVEIRQWIEANGASVEFHRVGDDFPRQFAAHSSWDVSVLFRLALPQILPTDIDRVLYLDGDTLVRRPLDELFELGLGESGLAAVPEAHPAVMRLGLPLDSGYLNSGVLAIDLSTWRNNRTSETMLKRVMQDPDRWVYPDQDILAVQFAGRWTRLAPEFNVTHRFFAGPSSLPLPTPDPHIIHFSGQGSKPWQTSRPHPYADEFWAVAEVVRQAGFELPHRPQKKRRWYQRGPIAAYRNHRRGVRQQRRQRAEAERQSRRAMLQARDREMVMQFANEMTVRRGPFAGLRYPEAYSHGSTLAPKLLGTYEAELQPILDRLLTKDYPLIVDVGGAEGYYAIGCALRWPDAAVIAYELQREARAAIAEMAAANGVAERLAVQAECMFGDLYGKRGLVICDIEGGEADLLVNDHAAEAFADCDFIIETHEMFRPGICEQLHDQFAGTHQVTVIDAVLDDQRPEHWSLPELANLSGPRQAQVIGERRGGPMQWLVCESKNDFPRRQATTARAA; this is encoded by the coding sequence ATGGATTGCCCGCGGACACCCAGCGAATCGCTCCGGTTTGTTTACACGATCAACCGAGACTTCATCCCGTTTGCGCTGGTCAGCATCCTGTCGGTGATCCGGTCTCAGACTCGTCCCAGTGTGTTTCACATCGTTCACGACGGTGACGTGAGCGACATCGATCAAGTCGAAATCCGACAATGGATCGAAGCGAACGGTGCGTCGGTGGAGTTTCACCGCGTCGGCGACGACTTTCCCCGCCAGTTCGCCGCACACTCCAGCTGGGACGTCTCCGTTCTGTTTCGACTCGCCCTGCCACAGATTCTGCCGACGGACATCGATCGCGTGCTCTACTTGGACGGCGACACGCTGGTTCGCCGGCCGTTGGACGAACTCTTTGAACTCGGCTTGGGCGAATCCGGTTTGGCCGCGGTTCCCGAAGCCCATCCGGCGGTCATGCGACTCGGTTTGCCGCTCGATTCGGGCTACCTCAACAGCGGTGTGCTGGCCATCGACCTGTCCACGTGGCGAAACAACCGGACCAGCGAAACGATGCTCAAGCGGGTGATGCAAGATCCCGATCGTTGGGTCTATCCTGACCAAGACATCCTGGCGGTTCAGTTTGCCGGCCGCTGGACCCGACTTGCGCCCGAATTCAACGTCACGCATCGCTTCTTCGCCGGTCCCTCGTCGTTGCCGCTGCCGACGCCGGATCCGCACATCATTCATTTCAGCGGCCAGGGATCCAAGCCTTGGCAGACGTCGCGGCCGCATCCGTACGCCGATGAGTTTTGGGCGGTTGCCGAAGTCGTTCGCCAGGCCGGATTCGAGCTTCCCCATCGTCCGCAAAAGAAACGTCGTTGGTACCAACGCGGTCCGATCGCCGCCTATCGAAACCACCGTCGCGGGGTGCGCCAGCAGCGTCGTCAACGGGCGGAAGCCGAGCGGCAATCGCGACGCGCGATGCTGCAAGCACGCGACCGTGAAATGGTGATGCAATTCGCCAATGAAATGACCGTCCGACGCGGCCCCTTTGCCGGACTGCGTTACCCCGAAGCCTATTCACACGGCAGCACACTCGCACCGAAGTTGTTGGGAACCTACGAAGCCGAATTGCAACCGATCCTGGATCGTTTGCTGACCAAAGACTATCCGTTGATCGTCGATGTCGGCGGCGCCGAAGGGTATTACGCGATCGGTTGCGCGCTGCGCTGGCCGGACGCGGCCGTGATCGCCTATGAATTGCAACGCGAAGCCCGTGCCGCGATCGCCGAGATGGCGGCCGCCAACGGTGTGGCCGAACGCCTCGCCGTTCAAGCCGAATGCATGTTCGGCGATCTGTATGGCAAGCGCGGCCTGGTGATCTGTGACATCGAAGGCGGTGAAGCCGACTTGTTGGTCAACGATCATGCGGCCGAAGCCTTCGCCGATTGCGACTTCATCATCGAAACGCACGAGATGTTCCGACCGGGAATTTGCGAGCAGTTGCACGATCAATTCGCCGGCACGCATCAGGTGACGGTGATCGACGCGGTGTTGGACGACCAGCGTCCGGAGCACTGGTCGCTTCCCGAGCTGGCCAACTTAAGTGGCCCGCGGCAAGCCCAAGTGATCGGCGAACGCCGCGGCGGCCCGATGCAATGGCTGGTCTGTGAATCCAAAAACGACTTCCCCCGCCGCCAAGCGACCACCGCCCGCGCCGCGTGA
- a CDS encoding prolyl oligopeptidase family serine peptidase, translating into MNHPSRAITSFTLLLAAVSALNAQVTPTTLKYPVTKQTEVRDSYHGIQVADPYRWLEDTESAETEAWVTAQNEVTQAYLKSLPQREPMRQRLEKLWNYERYTIPRRRGDRYFYSHNDGLQNQSILYKADSLSAERQVLIDPNKLSDDGTVALAGTVITRDGSLVAYGLADGGSDWRTWKVRDVATGNDLEDVIRWVKFSSIAWLPDNSGFFYARYDEPDAGSELTGTNENQRLHFHRLGTDQSKDPLILQRPDHPKWGFSPVVTDDGRYLVIQNWKGSEPKGQIFVKDLRDADSEVTPLITGFDFEYDFIASVEDTLYFLTDHQAPRRRVIAVDVTSPERENWKQVIGESSDVIESVSLFGQTFYVDALRDARSHVSRYAIDGSPIGDFDLPGVGTVSGFGGRQDATETFFRFTNYVTPGAIYRVDLTEATPAKATSLWRQSEIDMDLDAFLTEQVFCESKDGTKIPIIITRRKDSKLDGTNQTLLYAYGGFNVSLTPLFSPANAAWVDAGGIYAVANLRGGGEYGREWHESGMRLNKQNVFDDFIAAAEHLIEAGYTTNHRLGIRGGSNGGLLVGAVMTQRPDLFGACLPAVGVLDMLRYHKFTIGWAWVTEYGSSDEADQIENLLSYSPLHNLQPGTCYPPTLITTADRDDRVVPGHSFKFAAALQAAQSCDHPTLIRIETRAGHGAGTPVSKQIDQYADLWAFLQANLN; encoded by the coding sequence ATGAATCATCCCTCGCGAGCGATCACTTCCTTCACCTTGCTGTTAGCTGCTGTTTCCGCCTTGAACGCTCAAGTTACCCCCACCACGTTGAAGTATCCCGTCACGAAACAGACGGAGGTTCGCGACTCGTATCATGGCATCCAGGTTGCCGATCCCTATCGCTGGCTCGAAGACACCGAGAGTGCGGAAACCGAAGCCTGGGTCACGGCCCAAAACGAAGTCACACAGGCCTACCTGAAATCGCTGCCGCAACGCGAACCGATGCGGCAACGGCTGGAAAAACTGTGGAACTACGAACGCTACACCATTCCCCGTCGTCGCGGCGACCGCTACTTCTATTCCCACAACGACGGGCTGCAAAACCAAAGCATCCTCTACAAGGCCGATTCGCTCTCGGCCGAACGTCAGGTGCTGATCGACCCGAACAAGCTCAGCGACGACGGCACGGTCGCGCTGGCCGGAACGGTGATCACCCGCGACGGTTCCTTGGTCGCGTATGGTTTGGCCGACGGGGGCAGCGATTGGCGGACCTGGAAAGTCCGCGATGTCGCGACCGGGAACGACCTGGAGGATGTGATTCGTTGGGTCAAGTTCAGCTCGATCGCTTGGCTACCCGACAACAGCGGTTTCTTCTATGCCCGCTACGATGAACCCGATGCCGGATCCGAACTGACCGGTACCAACGAAAACCAACGGCTGCACTTTCATCGTCTGGGAACCGACCAGAGCAAAGATCCGTTGATCCTGCAGCGGCCCGATCATCCCAAATGGGGCTTCTCTCCCGTTGTCACCGATGACGGGCGATACCTGGTGATCCAAAACTGGAAAGGCAGCGAGCCGAAGGGTCAGATCTTTGTCAAAGATCTCCGCGACGCCGATTCCGAAGTCACGCCGCTGATCACCGGATTCGATTTCGAATACGACTTCATCGCCTCGGTCGAGGACACGCTGTACTTCTTGACCGATCACCAGGCCCCGCGGCGACGCGTGATCGCCGTCGACGTCACGTCGCCGGAGCGCGAGAACTGGAAACAGGTGATCGGCGAGTCGAGTGATGTGATCGAATCGGTCAGCCTGTTCGGGCAAACGTTCTACGTCGATGCCCTCCGCGATGCCCGCAGCCACGTCAGCCGGTACGCGATCGACGGATCACCGATCGGCGATTTCGATCTGCCCGGTGTCGGAACCGTCAGCGGGTTCGGCGGTCGCCAAGACGCCACCGAGACGTTCTTTCGATTCACCAACTACGTTACACCGGGCGCGATCTATCGAGTCGACTTGACCGAAGCGACGCCCGCCAAGGCGACCTCATTGTGGCGGCAAAGCGAAATCGACATGGACTTGGATGCGTTCCTCACCGAGCAGGTGTTCTGCGAAAGCAAAGACGGCACGAAGATCCCGATCATCATCACCCGCCGCAAAGACAGCAAACTGGACGGCACCAATCAGACGCTGCTGTACGCCTACGGCGGTTTCAATGTTTCCTTGACGCCACTGTTCTCGCCCGCCAATGCCGCGTGGGTCGACGCCGGCGGCATCTACGCGGTGGCGAACCTCCGCGGCGGTGGTGAATACGGACGCGAGTGGCACGAGTCGGGCATGCGGCTGAACAAGCAAAACGTCTTCGATGATTTCATCGCGGCCGCCGAACACTTGATTGAGGCCGGATACACGACCAACCATCGATTGGGCATTCGCGGCGGCAGCAACGGCGGATTGCTGGTCGGCGCCGTGATGACCCAGCGGCCGGATTTGTTCGGTGCCTGCTTGCCGGCCGTCGGCGTCTTGGACATGCTCCGCTACCACAAGTTCACCATCGGATGGGCCTGGGTCACCGAATATGGCAGCAGCGATGAAGCGGACCAGATCGAGAATCTGTTGTCCTATTCACCGCTCCACAATCTCCAACCGGGCACGTGTTATCCGCCAACGCTGATCACCACCGCCGATCGTGACGACCGCGTCGTCCCCGGTCACAGTTTCAAATTCGCCGCGGCGCTGCAAGCGGCCCAGTCCTGTGACCATCCGACCCTGATCCGGATTGAAACCCGCGCCGGGCACGGGGCGGGCACACCGGTCAGCAAGCAGATCGACCAGTACGCCGACCTGTGGGCATTTTTGCAGGCAAATTTGAACTGA
- a CDS encoding ComEC/Rec2 family competence protein, giving the protein MNAAWRRRWLRGRWLLRQRFDRDLFAPRGRVASSLHRFPFVIASFFATLGVIGDALWYESFWTSVTRWLWIGMVAGLLPELVHRVFQPSRPGSEGLARAVTWTCNAVLWTCCFGTLHAWSEASFRSASILALVDQSAQPIVVRGTLDRTVSLRRNPVSFGRLGEGESPWQSQLTVNLQQRRVEDGFEAIGGKVLVYVDGDMSELRPGDRMEIYGWLHPFEGPTNPGEPDLRPAYRRRGLHARIETKNAGAVTLLETSSNPIASAVASIATRGRESLLRHTDDQTGPLAVALVIGQREFVDPKTRDALLATGTAHLLSVSGMHLAILVLVATWVVSALGLQPTSRFVVIVAISALYVAVTGGRPPVMRAAILISMLLLSTCVRRTSQPLNTLGVAALVLIVVNPMNVFAVGVHLSFLAVITLMLAGRPIAPGSMRSELELQRETGFQSMVEASSSSWVRNLKTVARFVGQMAWLSGCVTAVSLPLVWSQFHLVSLVSVLTNVLVWAGLMVALPAGVLTVIVDPVHSWLGAVPGTVCHVALRYMWWIIEWTATWPRGHAWLPSPPGIGVALFYAVMAASLIWRTRPARWFRCGWVLVWGVLMFWVATRVAALPPDTIEATFIDVGHGTSVIVRTPDEKIWLYDCGRMGNRLGTSRDIDTALWSLGVTGLDGVFLSHADADHYNALPAILDRFSVDVLITPPGMLGGSDAALADVRSAVRRHRIAVREVSADDRDALIDAAGMAVLHPPRAGIAGSDNANSLVLRIDHGGRALILPGDLEPPGTESLVSRPRPTAGGVLMAPHHGSLSMDADVVLAWARPRETIVSGSRRAARTEVEAMLSVTGSGVHITAREGAIRVRLDGSGQIDVRKWLVSPW; this is encoded by the coding sequence GTGAACGCGGCTTGGAGGCGACGATGGCTGCGGGGACGATGGCTGCTGCGTCAGCGATTCGACCGGGACTTGTTCGCGCCCCGCGGACGTGTGGCGTCGAGCCTGCATCGGTTTCCGTTCGTCATCGCCAGCTTCTTTGCAACACTCGGGGTGATCGGCGACGCACTGTGGTATGAATCGTTTTGGACCAGCGTGACACGTTGGTTGTGGATCGGCATGGTCGCGGGGCTGCTGCCGGAACTGGTTCATCGGGTGTTTCAACCGTCGCGGCCCGGTTCGGAGGGATTGGCCAGGGCCGTCACCTGGACATGCAACGCGGTCTTGTGGACATGTTGTTTTGGAACCTTGCACGCCTGGAGCGAAGCCTCGTTTCGCAGCGCGTCGATCCTTGCCTTGGTCGATCAATCCGCCCAGCCGATCGTTGTCCGGGGAACGTTGGATCGTACGGTTTCGTTACGGCGAAACCCCGTTTCGTTTGGCCGGCTTGGCGAGGGGGAATCGCCTTGGCAAAGCCAGCTGACCGTGAATCTCCAGCAGCGGCGTGTCGAAGACGGATTCGAAGCGATCGGCGGCAAGGTGTTGGTTTACGTGGACGGGGACATGAGCGAGCTTCGGCCCGGCGACCGGATGGAGATTTATGGATGGTTGCATCCGTTCGAAGGGCCGACCAATCCGGGTGAACCCGATCTGCGACCCGCCTATCGACGCCGTGGGCTTCACGCCCGCATCGAGACCAAGAACGCCGGCGCAGTCACGTTGTTGGAAACGTCGTCCAACCCGATCGCGTCGGCCGTCGCATCGATCGCGACGCGGGGGCGTGAATCGTTGCTGCGTCACACCGATGATCAAACCGGACCGCTGGCGGTGGCGTTGGTGATCGGGCAGCGGGAATTTGTGGATCCGAAAACCCGTGACGCCTTGTTGGCGACCGGCACGGCCCATCTGCTGTCGGTCAGCGGCATGCACCTGGCGATCTTGGTGCTGGTGGCGACATGGGTGGTTTCGGCGCTGGGGCTTCAACCGACCAGTCGCTTTGTGGTGATCGTGGCGATCAGTGCGTTGTATGTCGCGGTGACCGGCGGGCGGCCGCCGGTGATGCGTGCGGCGATCCTGATCTCGATGTTGTTGCTGTCGACCTGTGTCCGGCGGACCTCTCAACCGCTCAACACCTTGGGAGTGGCGGCGTTGGTGTTGATCGTGGTCAATCCGATGAACGTCTTTGCGGTCGGAGTTCACTTGTCGTTTTTGGCGGTGATCACGTTGATGTTGGCGGGTCGACCGATCGCGCCGGGGTCGATGCGTTCAGAACTGGAATTGCAGCGTGAGACCGGTTTTCAATCGATGGTCGAAGCGTCATCGAGTTCATGGGTGCGAAACTTGAAAACGGTCGCGCGTTTCGTCGGACAGATGGCTTGGTTAAGCGGATGTGTGACGGCCGTCAGTTTGCCGCTGGTGTGGTCACAATTTCATTTGGTGTCGTTGGTCAGCGTGTTGACCAACGTGTTGGTGTGGGCGGGATTGATGGTGGCGTTGCCGGCGGGCGTTTTGACGGTGATCGTCGATCCGGTTCATTCGTGGTTGGGCGCGGTCCCCGGGACGGTTTGTCACGTGGCGTTGCGTTACATGTGGTGGATCATCGAGTGGACAGCGACGTGGCCGCGCGGACATGCCTGGCTGCCGTCGCCACCGGGGATCGGCGTGGCGTTGTTTTACGCCGTGATGGCCGCATCGTTGATCTGGCGAACGCGTCCGGCCAGATGGTTTCGTTGCGGCTGGGTGCTGGTCTGGGGCGTGCTGATGTTTTGGGTTGCGACGCGGGTGGCGGCGTTACCGCCGGACACCATCGAAGCCACCTTCATCGACGTCGGGCATGGCACCAGTGTGATCGTGCGGACGCCCGATGAGAAGATTTGGTTGTACGATTGCGGCCGGATGGGCAACCGTTTGGGCACCAGCCGCGACATCGACACCGCGCTGTGGTCGCTGGGGGTGACGGGATTGGACGGTGTGTTTCTGTCCCACGCCGACGCGGATCACTACAACGCGTTGCCGGCGATCTTGGATCGGTTTTCGGTGGACGTGTTGATCACTCCGCCGGGGATGCTCGGCGGCAGCGACGCGGCGCTGGCGGACGTCCGCTCGGCGGTGCGGCGTCATCGGATCGCGGTGCGTGAGGTATCCGCCGACGATCGGGACGCCTTGATCGATGCAGCCGGCATGGCGGTGCTGCATCCTCCGCGGGCGGGCATTGCCGGCAGCGACAACGCCAACAGTTTGGTGTTGCGAATCGATCATGGCGGCAGGGCATTGATTCTGCCGGGTGATTTGGAGCCGCCGGGAACCGAGTCGCTGGTTTCGCGTCCCCGTCCGACGGCGGGTGGCGTGTTGATGGCGCCGCACCATGGCAGTTTGTCGATGGACGCCGATGTGGTGTTGGCCTGGGCTCGTCCGCGGGAGACGATCGTCAGCGGCAGTCGTCGGGCGGCGCGGACGGAGGTGGAAGCGATGTTGTCGGTGACCGGCAGCGGCGTTCACATCACGGCGCGCGAGGGCGCCATTCGGGTGCGACTGGATGGCTCCGGTCAGATCGACGTCCGCAAGTGGCTGGTCAGCCCGTGGTGA